One window of Triticum dicoccoides isolate Atlit2015 ecotype Zavitan chromosome 5A, WEW_v2.0, whole genome shotgun sequence genomic DNA carries:
- the LOC119298915 gene encoding uncharacterized protein LOC119298915 isoform X2 → MAKLRANASTGHLRVYGTSLSDDGALPWKEREQDTSLLLRKIEHHRDEAVKLLASHLYLRRFLDAATSVGLLDPVSNIVVSALLAAAADPVDGASALVGVDKDMKQRSLDGLVAFLTCFFPHLTDWEAVRYLVLAEAGPLVAARIVVEDRRTKCFRPGSAATNGALKLALKCAMVAAKHPCPSELAGVWLSLCSSLDTLEKAVSLLLAVRPNSPGDILHTLAKQTADVPCPAPVGIASSLIRPWELAARRSERAAKVTHQYSWSLRRVLLHTIHGFYLQALARLPGGELRSRYHRSMLKAGHCYGPFDPVTNIIVNTIWYEATFPPLSQLDELDILGTLNLMRIEAQSFYGLVSFLCTRDKDLNADQAIRFLLDTDLNMTATKHCSSVQEEQEAFRAAATAAWHPRPDAQAGFLSSCKTPAVLSLLSDNGGQQQLSSQCVQQLAMLLSSAFHSTGILVQQKQPVAIYKRRLDLTMYEGRIQRRAHRRISRKVKAALSRYEEQACYQLHVVCGVNTYVSGPDESMHSIMMQKKKDPVEEDYYHHTHANFLVTRNVGSVGSVPVLFFAELSNKNDDQDSQLLCCPVEFPLPGAEPVRCLFCEQEGIRIVHPASGEGFHGHEVEFEKMVRGEDLFKNVDYPEEYDNDRILTNSEFVTDTVADGLDEDCMYLGSDDFRIKESDGHEWDYYGEE, encoded by the exons ATGGCCAAGCTGAGAGCCAACGCCAGCACCGGCCATCTCCGCGTCTACGGTACGTCGCTGTCTGATGATGGCGCCCTGCCGTGGAAGGAGAGGGAGCAGGACACATCACTCCTCCTCCGCAAGATCGAGCACCACCGCGACGAAGCCGTCAAGCTGCTCGCCTCGCACCTCTATCTGCGACGGTTCCTCGATGCGGCGACCTCCGTCGGCCTGCTCGATCCGGTCTCCAACATAGTCGTCAGCGCCCTGCTTGCCGCCGCCGCAGATCCCGTCGACGGGGCCTCGGCGCTCGTCGGCGTCGACAAGGACATGAAGCAGCGCTCCCTCGACGGCCTCGTCGCCTTCCTCACATGCTTCTTCCCTCACCTCACCGACTGGGAGGCCGTCAGGTACCTTGTCCTCGCCGAAGCCGGCCCCCTCGTTGCTGCGCGCATCGTCGTCGAGGACCGCCGCACCAAGTGCTTCCGCCCAGGCTCCGCGGCCACCAATGGCGCCCTCAAGCTCGCTCTCAAGTGCGCAATGGTGGCCGCCAAGCATCCGTGTCCCTCCGAGCTCGCAGGCGTTTGGCTGTCCTTGTGCTCCTCCCTCGACACCCTCGAGAAGGCCGTCTCCTTGCTCTTGGCGGTGCGGCCCAATTCCCCCGGCGACATCCTCCACACTCTGGCCAAGCAGACGGCAGATGTCCCTTGTCCTGCTCCTGTTGGCATAGCCAGCAGCCTCATCAGGCCATGGGAGCTTGCAGCCCGTCGCAGTGAGCGCGCCGCCAAGGTGACCCACCAGTATTCTTGGTCACTAAGGCGAGTGCTCCTACATACGATCCATGGTTTCTACCTGCAGGCACTGGCCAGGTTGCCGGGCGGCGAGCTGAGGTCTCGTTACCACCGTAGCATGCTCAAGGCTGGCCATTGCTACGGCCCTTTCGATCCTGTCACCAACATCATCGTTAACACCATCTGGTATGAAGCCACCTTCCCACCACTGAGTCAACTGGACGAGCTCGACATCCTCGGCACCTTGAACCTGATGCGGATTGAAGCACAATCCTTTTACGGACTTGTCTCTTTCCTCTGCACCCGTGACAAAGATCTCAACGCCGATCAGGCCATAAGGTTCCTGCTCGACACGGATCTCAACATGACCGCGACAAAGCACTGCAGCAGTGTCCAGGAAGAACAAGAAGCCTTCAGGGCTGCTGCAACTGCGGCATGGCACCCCAGACCCGATGCCCAAGCAGGATTCCTCAGCTCTTGCAAGACGCCTGCAGTCCTGTCACTGCTGTCAGATAATGGGGGACAACAACAGCTCTCTTCTCAATGTGTCCAGCAGCTTGCCATGCTATTGTCATCTGCTTTCCATTCCACTGGCATTTTAGTCCAGCAGAAGCAACCAGTTGCCATTTATAAACGACGGCTCGATCTTACCATGTATGAGGGACGCATACAGCGAAGGGCTCATAGAAGAATCTCCAGAAAGGTCAAGGCTGCACTAAGCAGATATGAG GAACAAGCATGTTATCAGCTTCATGTGGTCTGCGGTGTGAATACATATGTGTCTGGTCCTGACGAGAGTATGCACTCCATcatgatgcaaaagaaaaaagatcctGTTGAAGAGGACTACTACCACCACACACATGCCAACTTTCTGGTGACCCGGAATGTTGGCTCTGTAGGTTCAGTTCCAGTACTCTTCTTTGCTGAGCTTAGCAACAAGAACGACGACCAGGATAGCCAGCTTCTATGCTGCCCTGTGGAGTTTCCACTACCAGgggctg AACCAGTGCGCTGCCTTTTCTGCGAGCAAGAGGGGATCAGGATTGTACACCCGGCTAGTGGGGAGGGATTCCATGGGCACGAGGTGGAGTTTGAGAAGATGGTTCGCGGGGAGGATTTATTCAAAAATGTCGACTATCCAGAGGAGTACGACAATGATCGCATACTAACTAATAGCGAATTTGTTACGGACACTGTGGCTGATGGACTCGATGAGGACTGCATGTACCTTGGTAGCGATGACTTCAGAATCAAGGAATCCGACGGTCATGAGTGGGATTATTATGGAGAGGAGTAG
- the LOC119298915 gene encoding uncharacterized protein LOC119298915 isoform X1: MAKLRANASTGHLRVYGTSLSDDGALPWKEREQDTSLLLRKIEHHRDEAVKLLASHLYLRRFLDAATSVGLLDPVSNIVVSALLAAAADPVDGASALVGVDKDMKQRSLDGLVAFLTCFFPHLTDWEAVRYLVLAEAGPLVAARIVVEDRRTKCFRPGSAATNGALKLALKCAMVAAKHPCPSELAGVWLSLCSSLDTLEKAVSLLLAVRPNSPGDILHTLAKQTADVPCPAPVGIASSLIRPWELAARRSERAAKVTHQYSWSLRRVLLHTIHGFYLQALARLPGGELRSRYHRSMLKAGHCYGPFDPVTNIIVNTIWYEATFPPLSQLDELDILGTLNLMRIEAQSFYGLVSFLCTRDKDLNADQAIRFLLDTDLNMTATKHCSSVQEEQEAFRAAATAAWHPRPDAQAGFLSSCKTPAVLSLLSDNGGQQQLSSQCVQQLAMLLSSAFHSTGILVQQKQPVAIYKRRLDLTMYEGRIQRRAHRRISRKVKAALSRYEVQNSEQACYQLHVVCGVNTYVSGPDESMHSIMMQKKKDPVEEDYYHHTHANFLVTRNVGSVGSVPVLFFAELSNKNDDQDSQLLCCPVEFPLPGAEPVRCLFCEQEGIRIVHPASGEGFHGHEVEFEKMVRGEDLFKNVDYPEEYDNDRILTNSEFVTDTVADGLDEDCMYLGSDDFRIKESDGHEWDYYGEE; this comes from the exons ATGGCCAAGCTGAGAGCCAACGCCAGCACCGGCCATCTCCGCGTCTACGGTACGTCGCTGTCTGATGATGGCGCCCTGCCGTGGAAGGAGAGGGAGCAGGACACATCACTCCTCCTCCGCAAGATCGAGCACCACCGCGACGAAGCCGTCAAGCTGCTCGCCTCGCACCTCTATCTGCGACGGTTCCTCGATGCGGCGACCTCCGTCGGCCTGCTCGATCCGGTCTCCAACATAGTCGTCAGCGCCCTGCTTGCCGCCGCCGCAGATCCCGTCGACGGGGCCTCGGCGCTCGTCGGCGTCGACAAGGACATGAAGCAGCGCTCCCTCGACGGCCTCGTCGCCTTCCTCACATGCTTCTTCCCTCACCTCACCGACTGGGAGGCCGTCAGGTACCTTGTCCTCGCCGAAGCCGGCCCCCTCGTTGCTGCGCGCATCGTCGTCGAGGACCGCCGCACCAAGTGCTTCCGCCCAGGCTCCGCGGCCACCAATGGCGCCCTCAAGCTCGCTCTCAAGTGCGCAATGGTGGCCGCCAAGCATCCGTGTCCCTCCGAGCTCGCAGGCGTTTGGCTGTCCTTGTGCTCCTCCCTCGACACCCTCGAGAAGGCCGTCTCCTTGCTCTTGGCGGTGCGGCCCAATTCCCCCGGCGACATCCTCCACACTCTGGCCAAGCAGACGGCAGATGTCCCTTGTCCTGCTCCTGTTGGCATAGCCAGCAGCCTCATCAGGCCATGGGAGCTTGCAGCCCGTCGCAGTGAGCGCGCCGCCAAGGTGACCCACCAGTATTCTTGGTCACTAAGGCGAGTGCTCCTACATACGATCCATGGTTTCTACCTGCAGGCACTGGCCAGGTTGCCGGGCGGCGAGCTGAGGTCTCGTTACCACCGTAGCATGCTCAAGGCTGGCCATTGCTACGGCCCTTTCGATCCTGTCACCAACATCATCGTTAACACCATCTGGTATGAAGCCACCTTCCCACCACTGAGTCAACTGGACGAGCTCGACATCCTCGGCACCTTGAACCTGATGCGGATTGAAGCACAATCCTTTTACGGACTTGTCTCTTTCCTCTGCACCCGTGACAAAGATCTCAACGCCGATCAGGCCATAAGGTTCCTGCTCGACACGGATCTCAACATGACCGCGACAAAGCACTGCAGCAGTGTCCAGGAAGAACAAGAAGCCTTCAGGGCTGCTGCAACTGCGGCATGGCACCCCAGACCCGATGCCCAAGCAGGATTCCTCAGCTCTTGCAAGACGCCTGCAGTCCTGTCACTGCTGTCAGATAATGGGGGACAACAACAGCTCTCTTCTCAATGTGTCCAGCAGCTTGCCATGCTATTGTCATCTGCTTTCCATTCCACTGGCATTTTAGTCCAGCAGAAGCAACCAGTTGCCATTTATAAACGACGGCTCGATCTTACCATGTATGAGGGACGCATACAGCGAAGGGCTCATAGAAGAATCTCCAGAAAGGTCAAGGCTGCACTAAGCAGATATGAGGTGCAGAATTCA GAACAAGCATGTTATCAGCTTCATGTGGTCTGCGGTGTGAATACATATGTGTCTGGTCCTGACGAGAGTATGCACTCCATcatgatgcaaaagaaaaaagatcctGTTGAAGAGGACTACTACCACCACACACATGCCAACTTTCTGGTGACCCGGAATGTTGGCTCTGTAGGTTCAGTTCCAGTACTCTTCTTTGCTGAGCTTAGCAACAAGAACGACGACCAGGATAGCCAGCTTCTATGCTGCCCTGTGGAGTTTCCACTACCAGgggctg AACCAGTGCGCTGCCTTTTCTGCGAGCAAGAGGGGATCAGGATTGTACACCCGGCTAGTGGGGAGGGATTCCATGGGCACGAGGTGGAGTTTGAGAAGATGGTTCGCGGGGAGGATTTATTCAAAAATGTCGACTATCCAGAGGAGTACGACAATGATCGCATACTAACTAATAGCGAATTTGTTACGGACACTGTGGCTGATGGACTCGATGAGGACTGCATGTACCTTGGTAGCGATGACTTCAGAATCAAGGAATCCGACGGTCATGAGTGGGATTATTATGGAGAGGAGTAG